Proteins co-encoded in one Candidatus Binataceae bacterium genomic window:
- a CDS encoding cbb3-type cytochrome c oxidase subunit I → MVRQPGLGISRSRQGLADRAGRRSRDLGVLIASSGETVFQQSRPWRTLGAVFSLGLAIPVFYLPAFFYNSATNFAIVDHWRFWIVHLWVEDFFELFVTVVVAVLFYRLGAVNVNSAKRVIYLDAILYLMGGILGTAHHWYFTGQSSMTMAIGASFSALEVVPLVLLTLDAWDFIRVSEGDIDSGGKRTAISYQWTFYFLMAVGFWNFLGAGVFGFLINMPIVSYFEVGTILTPQPRTRVIHGRIRSARRRDAGLCVPRSRR, encoded by the coding sequence ATGGTTCGGCAGCCAGGGCTGGGAATATCTCGATCTCGGCAAGGCCTGGCAGATAGGGCTGGCCGCCGGTCTCGTGATCTGGGTGTTCTTATTGCTTCGAGCGGTGAAACCGTCTTTCAGCAATCACGACCATGGCGAACTCTCGGTGCTGTTTTTTCTCTCGGGCTTGCGATTCCGGTGTTCTACCTGCCCGCGTTCTTCTATAACAGCGCCACCAATTTCGCGATCGTCGACCATTGGCGCTTCTGGATCGTTCATCTGTGGGTCGAAGACTTCTTTGAGCTCTTTGTGACCGTGGTGGTCGCCGTACTGTTCTATCGGCTCGGAGCCGTCAATGTTAACAGCGCCAAACGCGTTATTTATCTGGATGCCATCCTGTACCTGATGGGCGGCATTCTCGGTACTGCCCATCATTGGTACTTCACGGGGCAGTCGAGCATGACCATGGCCATCGGAGCGAGTTTCTCGGCGCTCGAAGTGGTGCCCCTGGTTTTATTAACGCTTGACGCGTGGGATTTCATCCGCGTCAGCGAGGGCGATATCGATAGCGGTGGCAAACGCACTGCGATTTCGTATCAGTGGACCTTCTACTTCCTGATGGCGGTGGGGTTCTGGAACTTCCTTGGCGCCGGCGTCTTCGGGTTTCTGATCAACATGCCAATCGTGAGCTATTTCGAGGTCGGAACCATTCTTACGCCCCAACCACGGACACGCGTCATTCATGGGCGTATTCGGTCTGCTCGGCGTCGCGACGCTGGTCTTTGCGTGCCGCGAAGTCGTCGCTGA